The DNA sequence GCGTGATTACATCGCTAAAGGCGGTGAACGTCCCTCGCTATTGGCCGGCCATAGTCTAGGTGAATATTCAGCGCTCGTATGCGCAGGCGTACTTTCACTTACTGACGCTGTGCGCTTAGTTCAAAAGCGCGGTCAATATATGCAACAAGCTGTGCCAGCTGGTACAGGTGCGATGGCGGCTATTATTGGGTTAGATGACGACTTAGTTAAAAAAGCATGTGATGATGCGGCTCAAGGCGACGTAGTTGCTCCGGTCAACTTTAATTCACCGGGTCAAATAGTTATTGCCGGTCAAAAAGAAGCGGTTGAACGTGCTATGTCATTAGCAAAAGAAGCCGGTGCTAAACGAGCGCTGGCTCTACCTGTTTCTGTACCTTCGCATTGTGCGCTTATGAAGCCAGCAGCAGAGCAATTAGCCAAAGATTTAGAGCAACTCGAATTTAATCCACCTGTCATATCTGTGGTTAACAATGTTGATGTGGCGCAACCACAGGCTCCAGAGTCAATAAAAGAGGCGTTAGTTAAACAACTTTACAGCCCGGTTCGTTGGACCGAAACAATTGTAGAGTTTGGCAAATTAGGTGTGACGGAAGTTATCGAGTTTGGGCCGGGTAAAGTATTAACTGGTCTTGGTAAACGAATCGATAAATCAATGAATTACAGTGCGGCAAATGACGTTGATAGCGTAGCTGCAACGTTAGCGGAATAACAAAGGAAACGCATATGTCTTTATTTAGACTGGATGGCAAAGTAGTACTAGTAACAGGTGCCTCAAGAGGGATCGGTAAAGCGATTGCAGAGCAATTAAAAGCCCAAGGTGCAACCATCGCTGGTACTGCAACATCAGAATCAGGCGCAGCAAAAATCTCTGAATATTTGGGCGATAGCGGCAAAGGTTACGCTTTAAATGTCACAGACGCAGATTCAATTGCTGATACATTAAGCGCAATCAAAGCCGATTTTGGTGATGTCGATATCTTAGTGAATAATGCAGGTATCACACGTGATAATCTGCTAATGAGAATGAAAGATGACGAATGGCAAGACATTATCGATACCAACTTAACGTCTATTTTTAAGTTGAGTAAAGCAGTAATGCGACCTATGATGAAAAAACGTCATGGTCGAATCATTAACATAGGTTCGGTCGTTGGGACTATGGGTAATCCAGGTCAAGCAAACTATGCGGCGGCAAAAGCAGGTGTAATTGGCTTTTCGAAGTCGTTGGCCAAAGAGATCGCCTCGCGCGGGATCACCGTAAACGTAGTCGCACCTGGTTTTATCGACACCGATATGACAAAAGCATTAGACGACAACCAACGCGCTGCTATTAGTGGACAAGTACCAGCAGAGCGATTGGGTGAGCCAGAAGAAATTGCAGCAACGGTTGCGTTTTTGGCAAGTAATGAGGCGGGATACATCACTGGTGAGACAATTCACGTAAATGGTGGTATGTATACCGTATAAACAGCGAAATCACCTTGATTTTGTTGAGATCTGGGTCGAAAATCATACTGAGGTTCGACCACAGCCAGATTTCAAATAATAACTTGAACCCGTCGTAGTCTGTATTTACACTACGACAAATTAAAAAATTTACTTATAAATGAAAAGGAAAAAAACATGAGCATAGAAGATCGCGTAGCTAAGATCGTTGTTGAACAACTAGGCGTAAAAGAAGAAGAAGTAAAAGCTGAAGCTTCTTTCGTAGATGATCTTGGTGCAGATTCTCTTGACACTGTTGAATTAGTAATGGCTCTTGAAGAAGAATTCGATACTGAAATTCCAGACGAAGAAGCTGAAAAGATCACAACAGTTCAATCAGCGATTGATTACATCAAAGCTCACGCTGAATAAGAAACGAATACGAAAGATGGGCAGCGTTAGCTGCCCTTTTTTATTGGTCAAACATAATTGATTTGATGGTAGTAGGGTAAACGGAGAAATAACGTGACGAAACGCAGGGTTGTAGTAACGGGCATGGGGATGTTGTCGCCTTTAGGAAATGACGTAACCAGCACCTGGAATAACTTATTAGCAGGAAAGAGCGGTGCAGAACTCATCACTCATTTCGATACTAGTAATTACGGCACTAAGTTTGCGGCGATGGTAAAAGACATAGATTTGTCAGAGTACATCTCTAAAAAAGACGCCAAAAAAATGGACTTGTTCATCCAATACGGCATTGTTGCTGCGATTCAGGCTATTAAAGATTCAGGTATCGAAATTACTGAAGAAAACGCCGATAGAATTGGTGCAGCAATTGGCTCTGGTATTGGTGGTTTGGGATTAATTGAAGAAAACCACAGCAAACTTGTCGAGTCTGGTCCGAGAAAAATTTCTCCGTTTTTTGTGCCTTCAACCATTATCAATATGGTCGCTGGCCAACTTTCAATTATGTACGGTTTGAAAGGTCCGAATATTTCGATTACCACCGCGTGTACATCAGGTGTTCATAACATTGGTCATGCTGCCCGTATGATTGCGTATGGTGATGCAGACGTTATGGTTGCTGGCGGCGCAGAAAAAGCATCGACAGAGCTAGGTATAGGTGGATTTGGTGCTGCACGAGCACTATCTACTCGTAACGATAACCCTCAGGCAGCGAGTCGTCCATGGGATAAGGATCGTGATGGTTTCATGCTAGGCGATGGTGCAGGTATGATGGTGTTAGAAGAATACGAACAAGCAAAACAGCGTGGTGCCAAGATTTACGCCGAGCTGGTTGGTTTTGGTATGAGCGGCGATGCTTACCATATGACTTCACCACCAGAAGATGGTAATGGTGCAGCACGCTCTATGGCTAATGCGCTAAAAGACGCAGGTGTTAACCCTGAGCAAGTCGGTTATATCAATGCACACGGTACTTCTACCCCTGCAGGTGATGTGGCTGAGACCCAAGCTGTAAAAACCGTGTTTGGTGATGCCGCTAACCGTGTGTTAGTTTCCTCTTCTAAGTCGATGATAGGCCACTTATTAGGTGCCGCTGGTGCAGTAGAGTCTATTGTCACGGTTATGAGCTTAGTCGACCAAAAAGTACATCCAACTATCAACCTGGATAACCCAAGCGAAGGGTGTGATTTGGACTACGTTACCGAAGGTGCACGTGACGTCGCATTGGACTACGCATTGTGTAACTCGTTTGGTTTTGGTGGAACTAACGGTACCTTGTTGTTTAAAAAAATATAGGCCAAACTACTAATTGAATTAGGTTTTACGTAATATTTTTATTAAAGAGAAAACAAAGTCTTTTAGTGAAAAATTTTTAAAAATTTGGTAAAAAAGCTCAATCACAGGATTGGGCTTTTTTTATGACTTTTTGCAGCTTTAACCACCTACTTGAACCAAAGGATGTGTCAGAGTCTTGGTTTCAACAACGCGCCTTTCAGTTTGGTGATGGCCATTTTACGACTGCAAAAGTTGAACAAGGTAAGGTTATTTGGTGGTCGCGTCATTTACAACGACTGCAACAGGCGAATGAAAAACTAGGTATAGCGGATATAGAATGGCAACAGCTAAGCTATGTATGCCAAACCATGAGTAAGCCAATTGAAAATGGTTACATTAAAATTCAGATC is a window from the Psychrosphaera ytuae genome containing:
- the fabD gene encoding ACP S-malonyltransferase translates to MTRAIVFPGQGSQAVGMLADLYETSETVKDTFKEASEALGYDVWALVSQDAEGKLNQTEYTQPALLTASVAIWRDYIAKGGERPSLLAGHSLGEYSALVCAGVLSLTDAVRLVQKRGQYMQQAVPAGTGAMAAIIGLDDDLVKKACDDAAQGDVVAPVNFNSPGQIVIAGQKEAVERAMSLAKEAGAKRALALPVSVPSHCALMKPAAEQLAKDLEQLEFNPPVISVVNNVDVAQPQAPESIKEALVKQLYSPVRWTETIVEFGKLGVTEVIEFGPGKVLTGLGKRIDKSMNYSAANDVDSVAATLAE
- the fabG gene encoding 3-oxoacyl-ACP reductase FabG, which codes for MSLFRLDGKVVLVTGASRGIGKAIAEQLKAQGATIAGTATSESGAAKISEYLGDSGKGYALNVTDADSIADTLSAIKADFGDVDILVNNAGITRDNLLMRMKDDEWQDIIDTNLTSIFKLSKAVMRPMMKKRHGRIINIGSVVGTMGNPGQANYAAAKAGVIGFSKSLAKEIASRGITVNVVAPGFIDTDMTKALDDNQRAAISGQVPAERLGEPEEIAATVAFLASNEAGYITGETIHVNGGMYTV
- the acpP gene encoding acyl carrier protein is translated as MSIEDRVAKIVVEQLGVKEEEVKAEASFVDDLGADSLDTVELVMALEEEFDTEIPDEEAEKITTVQSAIDYIKAHAE
- the fabF gene encoding beta-ketoacyl-ACP synthase II, producing MTKRRVVVTGMGMLSPLGNDVTSTWNNLLAGKSGAELITHFDTSNYGTKFAAMVKDIDLSEYISKKDAKKMDLFIQYGIVAAIQAIKDSGIEITEENADRIGAAIGSGIGGLGLIEENHSKLVESGPRKISPFFVPSTIINMVAGQLSIMYGLKGPNISITTACTSGVHNIGHAARMIAYGDADVMVAGGAEKASTELGIGGFGAARALSTRNDNPQAASRPWDKDRDGFMLGDGAGMMVLEEYEQAKQRGAKIYAELVGFGMSGDAYHMTSPPEDGNGAARSMANALKDAGVNPEQVGYINAHGTSTPAGDVAETQAVKTVFGDAANRVLVSSSKSMIGHLLGAAGAVESIVTVMSLVDQKVHPTINLDNPSEGCDLDYVTEGARDVALDYALCNSFGFGGTNGTLLFKKI